The genomic segment CCTTCCGACCTTGGATCTCAACCTTCAACCCCGTGGAGATCGTGGCCGTCTCAAGGAGGTGGAGGCGTTGTTGGCAGGTTCCTCGATCGTTGCCTGCATGGGGGATCGACTCACCCTCGCCAGTTTCGGCATGGCCGTTCCGATCTGGAGCCATCTGCGGGCCGCCGTCACCACCGCCGAGGAGGCTTTGGAGCGGGTGCGCGAGCACAACCCCGATCTTCTGATTGCAACGGAAGATCTCGAGCAGGGTTACGGCATCGCCCTGGTCCAGGCGGTGGAGCGCCTCCATCCCCCCACGCGAACCCTGATCTTTCTGAGACGTGAGAACCCTCTGGTGGTGAACGAGGCTCTCGAGGCCGGAGCGGATGGGGTGATGTTCGTCTCCTCGATCGGACAGGCGCGCGGTGACTTTCTCAAGGCCCTGGAGTGCACCCGCGATGGCGGTGTCTATTACCCCGAGGTGGTGAGGGAGATGGCCCGGGAGAGCAGCCCGCAGGACGCCGCAACGCAGAAGCTGCTGCAGGATCTTTCAGAACGAGAACTGGACGTGCTCAAAGCGTTGACGACCGGCCTGTCCAACCGTGAAATCGCCGAACACCTGGTTGTGTCCTCGGAAACCGTCAAAAGTCATGTCAGCGCCATCATTGGCAAGCTCGGCGTTCGCGACCGCACCCAGGCAGCGATCATGGCCATTCGCCATGGCGGCCAGCTGATCCCGTCAAGTTGAGGCTGTCTTGATGACCTGGCGCCCTGCCAATGCCTGGACCAGCCGCAGGTCAGTGGATGGATATCGACATTTCCAGCTGGTGATGCAAGGCGGACGCGGTGCTGAGCGATGGGTGGAGCTGGCACCTGTTCTGGCGCCGGGGCGGCGCAGGCGTGTGGCCTGGACCGAGCTCAACAACGCGTCACTGTGGGAGAGCGGCTGGCAACAGATTCCGGAGAGCGATGCGTCTGCTGCAGCTGAGTGATCCGCACCTCGTGGCCTCGGATGCGGCCCTCGTGCGTGAGCGGCCAGCCCTCGCGCTCTGGAACCGCGCCCTCGAGCAGGCGGCACTGCTCGAACCCTATGCTCTCGTGATCACCGGCGATCTCGCCCAGGACGAAAGCTGGGGTGCTTACAAGCGTCTTCGGGATTCCCTGGACCGCCACGTGCGGTGTCCCGTGGCCCTGTTGCCGGGAAACCATGACCGCCCTTGCCTGCTCGAGGCTGTTCTTGGCCGTCGCCATGTCACGGCACCGGGCGAACTGATGCTGAGGGACGGGCGGCTGATCATTCTGAACAGCCACTGGTGTGGGCATTCCGCCGGCCGGCTGGGGCCGCATCAGCTGGCCTGGCTGCAGCAGCGCCTGCAGGCCATCGCTGCAGATCCAACGCCACTGGTGGTTGCACTGCATCACCCGCCGATGGCGATCGGGCATCCCGTGCTCGACACGATGAGCCTTGTTGATCACGAGACCTTGCGCACCGTGTTGACCCCTGTCCAGCCTTTGAAAGCCGTGGTGTTCGGCCATATCCACCAGCACTGGCAGGGCCATTGGCCGGATCGACCGAATCTTCCTCTGCTCGGCTGCCCCTCCACCCTGAAAAGCATGCAACACGTGCAGCCCTGTCCGATCAAGCGGGCAACGGATCCAGGCGGGCGTTTGCTGGAGATCAACGCCCTTGGAGCCCTTGAGCAGCGGGTGCTGCGCTGGTCCAACCCCTGAGTTCAGCGCTCCTTGGCTTGGGATTCCCGGAACGCTTTCAGCTTGTCCATATCCTTCTCCTCATCGATGGTGTAATCGGTCAGGATGAGAGCCTTGCCGATGGTTCCGAGGGCGTATTCCATCCGATCCAGGTCCCGTCGTCCCGCCTCCGTCCTGCGTGCCGCCCGGATCACCTCAGGGGTGAGTTGGTCGGAGGCCCGTTCGATCGCTGCCGCGATGCCGCTGGCCTGTTGAAGGAGATCGCTGGGATCCATCAGCTGAGCAGGGTGCTGGCAGGGTCAACTCTGCCAGGCCAATCCGGTCGCGGCGCCTAAAACCCTTTCGCCGTCTTTCGTTGCGAGGAAAGGGAGACGTTCCCGGATGGCGCCACACCGGCCTGGCCGGCGCCCACTTGCAGCGTTCCCGGTTGCACAGGGCTGGTGGCCTTTGGCTGGCCGGGCACGGCCACCACATTGAAGGCCAGCGACCAGCGTTCACCATCACCCCGGAACGGCATCACGGAATGGGGTTGCCAGGCCGGGAACACGAAAAATTGTCCGGGAACCGGCAGCACGTACTCCGCCATGCCGGTTCGGAACGATTGCATCTGCCATTCCTCAGGTCCGTGGAAGCAGAGCTGACCATCGAAGCTTGCTGCGGTGATCTGCGGAGGAACCCTGAGGAAGATCACGCCTGAAAAACTGCCCCCGTGAGTGTGCATCGGGTTGTAATCGCCAGCTCGTTGGCAGTTGAGCCAGAGATCGATCATCTGGAGGCGATAGCGACCGGGGACCCAGGGGCCCCGGCCCTGCGGTGGCTGTCGGTCCACAACGTGACGGATCCAGCGCTCACAGGCCGGGATGAGGTGGCCTGAGCAGAGCTCCTGCACGCCGGGTTGATGGGGCAGCAGTTCCCGCTGCTGACTCAGCTGGCCGGCGAGTTTGGCCGAGGCATCAGGGTGCTGGTTTGGGTCGTGCAACACCGTTTCAGAGAGCTGAAGCAGCTTGCTCAGCAGTTCAGCTGGCAGTTCGCCTTTCAGGATTGATCGGGGAAAGAGGTCGAGGACTTCCAAGCGTCCATGCCAGGGCTGCAAAGCATCGTGCCAGCGCCAGAGTGATGCTGTCGTCCGCTGCGATCAGCCATGACACGGACAACCTGGCTCGGATTGATCCTGCTGCTCAGCGGTTGTGGGCTTGAGCAACCGCGGTTTGGTTTGGATGCTGCAGTGTCTGCTTCGGTTCAGAACCTGAACCAGACCCAGACTGAGCGTCAGGAGCAGGGGCCATCCCAGGGGACGGTCCAGACCGTTGCGACATCCGCTTCAGCCTTGCCACAGCCTCGGTTGCCCGGACAGGACGGTCCGACATCCGAGTTGCTTGAAGCGGGGGACCTGCGTCTGACGACCCGTCGTACCGAGCGGATCTTGCCCGATGGCAATCGACAGTGGTCGGTGGAGCTGCATAGCGGCACCAGGCTTCTGGCCCGTTGGATGGCGGTGAGCGGCATCGCCCAGCGGCAGGATGCGGATCGTCTCTGGAGCCCTGGCAATGCGGCCCCATTGCCAGCCGGGCGCTACAGCCTGGGGCAGCCGGAGCCCTGGGGAGAGGATCTCTGGTTAGATCTGCAGCCCCGCTTTGAAACCAGCCGCAGTGCTTTGGGCATCCATCACTGCTATCCCGGCACCGGCTGCATCTGCATCCCCAGCCGTGCCGAGATTGATGCGTTGGCGGCCTGGGTGCGTCAGGCCAATCTTCAGACCCTCTTGGTTGTGAACTGAGACGCTTTGGACTTGTCCGCGGTGCTCCGGATGACCGGCAGGATTAAAAACCATTCCTAAAACAAGGCGGGTCCACCATCGACGTCGGCTTCATGGGAGATGTGAATATCTGGATGATCGCCGGCTTTCTGCTGGCGGCGTTCTCCGTGGTGGCCAACGACTCGCTGCAGACGTTGGGCACATACATCTCATCGAACAAAACCCGCACCCCGAAGGTGGTGCAGATGGTGTTCATCTGCACCATCACCATTGTTGTGCTGATGCTGGGTTTCCTCCTCAATGACGGTGACCCCGCCTGGGGCCGTCTGGAGACGTTCGAGCTGCCGGAGCCCTTTGGCTGGGTTTACGTCATCCCGCCGATCGCGGTGCTGGCCCTCACCCAGTGGGGGGCTCCGGTGAGCACCTCCTTCCTGGTGCTCTCATCGTTCAAGCCCGCCAACATCGGCAAGCTTCTGGGTAGCTCCCTGAGCGGCTATTTCCTTGCCTTTGTCCTTGGATTGGCCGGGTACGGCCTGGGAATGTGGCTGTTGGAGCGCTGGGTGTTCCGCAGCACCCAGGACGGCAAGGACTTCAACAAGGTCTGGTACGGCCTGCAGTGGTTCTCCACCGGTTTCCTCTGGAGCATGTGGCTGGTGCAGGACCTGGCCAACATCTTTGTGTTCCTGCCCCGTCAGCTGGATGTCTTTCCGATGGCGATCTGCACTCTGGTGCTTTGTATCGGGCTCTGCTTCCTCGTCGCCAGCGGTGGTGGTCCGATTCAGGCGGTGCTGCGTTCCAAGACCAACACCGCCGATCTGCGCTCGGCCACGGTGATCGATTTCTTTTTCGGTCTTTGTCTGCTTTACAAGGCGTTTCTCTCCACGTTCCCGCTCAGCACGACGTGGGTGTTTCTGGGATTGCTGGGTGGCCGTGAGATTGCCCTGCGGATCAAGGAGCAGGAATTTGAATACGTGTTCACAAACCGTGAGAGCGGAAGCCTCGGAAAGGTGATCGGCACGGATCTCTGGAAGGCGTTCATCGGTGTTGTGGTGAGTTTGCTCATCGCCCTTGGCATTCAGCCCCTGCTCGTCGCCAGCTGAACCGCCCGGCCTCACAAACGAGGAGATAGTCTTCGTTCAAGGCTTGAGTAAGCTGATCTGGCCGCCCTGCTTCACTCCGGCGAACGATCTGACGTTCTGTTTCAACGCTGTCCAGTTCAACTCCTCATCCCCGTGACGCGGGTGGTCGTTTCCTTTCCAGTGGAGACCCCAAGGCCAGACCTGTGCAGGTTTGGCTCAAGCCAGATGTGCTGCAACGCCTTGATGCCTACTGCGCCTTCTACGGAATCGGACGTGGGCGGGCGATTGGTCACCTGCTGAAAGGCGCCCTGCCTGATCCGAGTTGGCTGCCCACCAGCCCGGATCTCCTGGCTGGCAACGGTTCAGCAGGCGGTTCTGATCATGAGGAGACGACCAGCCTCCAGCTGATCTCCGATCAGGTCGACGGCGGAGCTGAGACGCAGGCCTCGAACACCGCGTCGACCATGACCTCGAGCAACAGGACACGGCCGGAACCCAGCTTTCGTGAAGGCGACAGTGTGATGAACAACAGCGGGACGCGTTGCGGCCTGATCAGTGATCAACCGCCGCGTTGGGTTCCGCCCTCTTGCCTCGCCTCCGGTGAGCAGAGTGAGGGGCATTGGTGTTATGCCGTTGCCTGGGATGGTCAGATGGGCTTCACGATCAGTTACGCCGAGGATCTTCTGCGTCACGTCGATGCCCATGCCGCCCAGGGACGGATCAGCTGAGCTGAGCGTGGCCTGAACCCGGGTTCGTGGCTAAGGCTGAGATAGCCAAGTCCAGTTATGGGACATCTTGTTGCTGCAATGGCTGCTGCTCCATTGCTCACTATGGTGGTTGCCGCCGTTCATGCCGGCGAACAGCTGCAGTTGACACCGCGCCAAACGATTCTGGAAG from the Synechococcus sp. KORDI-100 genome contains:
- a CDS encoding response regulator transcription factor, with translation MDLNLQPRGDRGRLKEVEALLAGSSIVACMGDRLTLASFGMAVPIWSHLRAAVTTAEEALERVREHNPDLLIATEDLEQGYGIALVQAVERLHPPTRTLIFLRRENPLVVNEALEAGADGVMFVSSIGQARGDFLKALECTRDGGVYYPEVVREMARESSPQDAATQKLLQDLSERELDVLKALTTGLSNREIAEHLVVSSETVKSHVSAIIGKLGVRDRTQAAIMAIRHGGQLIPSS
- a CDS encoding TIGR02450 family Trp-rich protein, which encodes MTWRPANAWTSRRSVDGYRHFQLVMQGGRGAERWVELAPVLAPGRRRRVAWTELNNASLWESGWQQIPESDASAAAE
- a CDS encoding metallophosphoesterase, coding for MRLLQLSDPHLVASDAALVRERPALALWNRALEQAALLEPYALVITGDLAQDESWGAYKRLRDSLDRHVRCPVALLPGNHDRPCLLEAVLGRRHVTAPGELMLRDGRLIILNSHWCGHSAGRLGPHQLAWLQQRLQAIAADPTPLVVALHHPPMAIGHPVLDTMSLVDHETLRTVLTPVQPLKAVVFGHIHQHWQGHWPDRPNLPLLGCPSTLKSMQHVQPCPIKRATDPGGRLLEINALGALEQRVLRWSNP
- a CDS encoding putative 2OG-Fe(II) oxygenase, which codes for MEVLDLFPRSILKGELPAELLSKLLQLSETVLHDPNQHPDASAKLAGQLSQQRELLPHQPGVQELCSGHLIPACERWIRHVVDRQPPQGRGPWVPGRYRLQMIDLWLNCQRAGDYNPMHTHGGSFSGVIFLRVPPQITAASFDGQLCFHGPEEWQMQSFRTGMAEYVLPVPGQFFVFPAWQPHSVMPFRGDGERWSLAFNVVAVPGQPKATSPVQPGTLQVGAGQAGVAPSGNVSLSSQRKTAKGF